In the Mastacembelus armatus chromosome 16, fMasArm1.2, whole genome shotgun sequence genome, ACGGTGGGTCTAAAGCTGCACAGAAGGGCAGCAACTCGTCAAAGCCCGTCCCTTTAAagcagggaggagggggagggggagggcgAAGCAGCCGGGGCCATTCGCCCGTTTCCACAGGAAAGGAGCGGCAGGCCGGCGGCGCTCCTGCCGTCAGAGGTGCGGCTGCTGTCCAAGCTGCTGGTGCTGAAAGCCCCACTCTGGGCAGGTCCGCGACGGCGGCGGACAGAGGCGGAGTCCAGACACCAGAAGACTCCCCGCGGCTTACTGCGGatgcctcctctccctccaggGCAGATCCGACCCGCGTCGTCTCCGACCAGCCCTGCGCATCCAAATCCCCCAAACTGAAGAGCAAAAATCCGAGAGGAGGGGAGGCCGCCGCAGCGACGACTGCTAGCAAGAAGAGCTCTAAAGGCACAGTAGGCTGCGGACCCGGTTTTTGGAAGGAAGGATGCTTGCAGTCCGAGCTAATACAGTTTCACTTGAATAAGAGCTTAGGGAAGAAAGGGACAAAGATGCAGGCCAAATCAGCATCTCCCCCGGCCTCAGAGCCGGAGCTGTCCCCCGAGCCTGACTGTCCACAACCGGCTCCAGAACCAGTCCCGAGGCTGCAAGAAGAGATAGAGAGGCTGGAGGATGAAAACGATGATCTCAAGGTAACTTGGTAATATCTTACAAGTCTGGCAATTTAAATTTGCTTATGTCTGTAGGCTCGAATTTCTCATTTTCCGCATGCGCAATAGTCGCACCTGTTGTATTTGACTATAGGCTGCATAACGAGAAGGCTATTGCATATAGCGTCAGGCTTTGTTTTCAAAAAGATCAATTTTCCTTTGTGATTGGATTGAATTATTTTGTGAggcattttcattttcccctTGTTTTGTTAGAATGAAATCGAAGAGATGCGAGCAGAGATGGATGAGATGCGGGACACATTCTATGAGGAGGACGCCTGCCAGCTGCAGGACATGCGCAGAGAGCTAGAGAGAGCCAACAAGAACTGTCGGATCCTCCAGTACCGACTGAAGAAGGCAGAAAGGAAAAGGCTCCGGTTTTCAGAAAGTGGGCAGGTGGATGGAGAGCTACTCAGGAGTCTGGAGCAAGACCTGAAGGTGAGCATGTGGAGGGATGAGTGTCATTCTATTGTTTTCTGTCCTACTCATGATTAATAACAACCTCTGTGTTTCCTTCTGTCACTGTCTTCTATGTTGGTCCCTCTCCCAGGTGGCCAAAGATGTGTCTGTCCGCTTGCACCATGAGCTGGAGAATGTGGAGGAGAAAAGgacaaagacagaggaggagaatgagAAGCTGAGGCAGCAGCTGATTGAAGTGGAGGTCACCAAGCAGGCCCTGCAAAATGAGCTAGAAAAAGCCAAAGAGGTGAGTGGCTGGGCATAGTGTGTGCATTGTTCCTTTCAGCTTTCTGTGCCTGTGTGCTTAAAATGCAATGGTACCATACTAATGGTTCGGTGGGGGATATTATGAAAGGGTAGTATCACTAGTACAAAGAATTAAATCCAATATGGGACAGTTCACTGCCCAGCTCTACTGCCCATAACAGATTTATTTCTGAGATACTCATCATATACAAACATGATAAAAGAGTTAACACAAGCACTGAATCTGTTTTACTTGAAGACTATAAAATCACATTCTGACAGCACCATGATTCgaatttgaatattttacctCACATGCTCTTGAGGGTATAATTTTAAGCAGTTCTGTTTTTCCATGACTGAGTCTTTACTGTTGCATAAATCGGTATGACATCACAGGcttcaataaaaaaacagtgtgcTGAAAGTGACGCAACCACTGTTTTCCTGCAGCTctcactgaaaagaaaaggaaataagGATGGgcagaaagcagagagaaagactCCTCAGACCCCAATCGAGGTGAGTCAGCATTTCCATTATTAGATTATAAAGTTATAAActacaacagaaaaatgtattaagTTCTTATCCATTTCatttccaaataaaaacaacatgtaacATGAAGAGCCATAATTTATGAGTCAAAGTAACATCACTCAATAACTAGATTTTAAAGCATGTAACCAATTTACATGTTCTTCTATGTTGATTGTGCAAGTACATTTACTGCACAGAacaaactaactaactaaccaATGGACAAATAAAGAACTCTTTTCTTTGCACAACATAGGAAGAAAATGAGGACCTAAAATGCCAGCTAGCCTTTATTAAGGAGGAGGCCATCTTGATGAGGAAAAAGATGGCAAAGATCGACAAGGAGAAGGACCGACTGGAGCAGGAGTTGCAGAAATACCGCTCCTTCTACGGAGACGTAGACAGCCCTCTGCCTAAAGGCGAGGCTGGAGGGCCTCCCACCACCCGCGAATCAGAGCTAAAGCTACGTTTACGCTTGGTAGAGGAGGAGGCAAACATCCTGGGGAGGAAGATTGTGGAGCTTGAGGTTGAAAACAGGGGCCTGAAAGCTGAGTTGGATGACATGAGAGAGGACAGGTACGTTGCATTTAATTCTTAGGATTTGACACATATTTTTTATGGAAAGGAAAAGCATTACATCCTCATACTAGAGCgctgaaaagaaataaaaaataaggagGAGATAAAGTAAATTTCAATgcttcacttttctcttttcctagTCTGGCGGCAGCAGGACTGGAAGCCTCCAGCAGTGGAGGTCAGCAGTGCAGAGAACAGGGGGAGGCCCTGTCAGAGCTGAGGCAGCAGCTTCAGCTGGTGGAAGATGAGGCAGAACTTCTGCGAAGGAATTTAGCAGATGTGGAAGAAGAGAACAAAAAGGTAGCCAGTTTGGACTGTGCTCAAAAAAGATCCACTGCATTTTTATTGCAagatcaaaacacaaaactacaagTGACTGCACATACATTAACTGCCtcataaaatgtaattgtaTAGAAATAGTCTGCTCTTACTGAGCTG is a window encoding:
- the LOC113122568 gene encoding protein SOGA3-like isoform X5; amino-acid sequence: MQAKSASPPASEPELSPEPDCPQPAPEPVPRLQEEIERLEDENDDLKNEIEEMRAEMDEMRDTFYEEDACQLQDMRRELERANKNCRILQYRLKKAERKRLRFSESGQVDGELLRSLEQDLKVAKDVSVRLHHELENVEEKRTKTEEENEKLRQQLIEVEVTKQALQNELEKAKELSLKRKGNKDGQKAERKTPQTPIEEENEDLKCQLAFIKEEAILMRKKMAKIDKEKDRLEQELQKYRSFYGDVDSPLPKGEAGGPPTTRESELKLRLRLVEEEANILGRKIVELEVENRGLKAELDDMREDSLAAAGLEASSSGGQQCREQGEALSELRQQLQLVEDEAELLRRNLADVEEENKKVTSELNKLKYKAGSHEAGSRHGGGADLAKVEALQEELKAARLQINELSGKVMQLQYENRVLLSNMQRYDLASHLGIRGSPRDSDAESDGGRDDDTPSASASSPRLLPPHRKREGPIGGESDSDEVRNIRCLTPTRSLYSPVDSRFLSRSLKDRQHMIDIRIEAERLGRTIDRLITDTSTIITEARVYVTNGELFARLDDDEEGGRIREHELLYRINAQMKTFRKELQSFIDRLDVPKQEDKQAEEPLSVS
- the LOC113122568 gene encoding protein SOGA3-like isoform X6 gives rise to the protein MQAKSASPPASEPELSPEPDCPQPAPEPVPRLQEEIERLEDENDDLKNEIEEMRAEMDEMRDTFYEEDACQLQDMRRELERANKNCRILQYRLKKAERKRLRFSESGQVDGELLRSLEQDLKVAKDVSVRLHHELENVEEKRTKTEEENEKLRQQLIEVEVTKQALQNELEKAKELSLKRKGNKDGQKAERKTPQTPIEEENEDLKCQLAFIKEEAILMRKKMAKIDKEKDRLEQELQKYRSFYGDVDSPLPKGEAGGPPTTRESELKLRLRLVEEEANILGRKIVELEVENRGLKAELDDMREDSLAAAGLEASSSGGQQCREQGEALSELRQQLQLVEDEAELLRRNLADVEEENKKVTSELNKLKYKAGSHEAGSRHGGGADLAKVEALQEELKAARLQINELSGKVMQLQYENRVLLSNMQRYDLASHLGIRGSPRDSDAESDGGRDDDTPSASASSPRLLPPHRKREGPIGGESDSDEVRNIRCLTPTRSLYSPVDSRFLSRSLKDRQHMIDIRIEAERLGRTIDRLITDTSTIITEARVYVTNGELFARLDDDEEGGRIREHELLYRINAQMKTFRKELQSFIDRLDVPKQEDKQAEEPLSMFQPIILLILILVLFSSLSYATIFKLVFLFTLFFVL